In Streptomyces longhuiensis, the following proteins share a genomic window:
- a CDS encoding heparinase II/III family protein produces the protein MTMSAGWYLRRLSRMGPREVGGRVGDAVRRRRWRSARPDCPSVTGARFTAVLPAGTIAQIPADAAKRLVAEADRLLYGHVEYFGVVRDDLDDPDWWSDPKTGRRAPWGYAFDVPYRNEEAVGDIKQIWELSRHQYLTVLAAAYAVTGNERYAERVAEHLRSWWKANPPLRGVHWISGIELGIRLLSWVWIRRLLDGWPGVGELFENNPVAVSQIWHHQRWLAAFPSRGSSANNHVIAEAAGQLAGACAFDWFSTSARWRAGALKSLDQHLRSNTFGSGLNRELATEYHGLVLELGLAAVAEADAAGVPVPASTRLVLLRMTDALAAVVDSRLRPPRQGDADDGHGLVVDGAGTDRWASLLATGDAVFGRLGWWPAATGSDVRTPLLAALIRPYGKSETASAMNRPARRPAHFADAGMTILRSAAESGPEEIWCRCDGGPHGFLSIAAHAHADALSVEVRHDGVEVLADPGTYCYHGQPEWRQYFRSTLGHNTLQLDGTDQSVSGGPFLWTRHAHTRVLTAGTSQQGVARWCAEHDGYQGSVHRRRVELEAASRELKVVDEVRGSRRAEVRLAFHLGPAIAADLTGNRAELTWIRDGEDRSAVLDLPGQLSWRAHHGETQPPLGWYSAGFGRKEPTTTLVGTGFTDGVVEFTTALRFG, from the coding sequence ATGACCATGAGCGCGGGCTGGTACCTGCGACGCCTTTCCCGGATGGGTCCGCGGGAGGTCGGCGGCCGGGTGGGCGACGCGGTGCGCAGGCGGCGCTGGCGATCGGCACGCCCCGACTGCCCGAGCGTGACCGGTGCCCGGTTCACCGCGGTTCTGCCGGCCGGGACGATCGCGCAGATCCCCGCGGACGCCGCGAAGCGTCTCGTCGCCGAGGCGGACCGGCTGCTGTACGGACACGTCGAGTACTTCGGGGTGGTCCGCGACGACCTGGACGACCCGGACTGGTGGAGCGACCCGAAGACCGGGCGCCGGGCTCCGTGGGGCTACGCCTTCGACGTGCCGTACCGGAACGAGGAAGCGGTCGGGGACATCAAGCAGATCTGGGAGCTGTCCCGGCACCAGTACCTCACCGTGCTCGCCGCCGCCTACGCGGTCACCGGGAACGAGCGGTACGCCGAGCGCGTGGCCGAGCATCTGCGCTCGTGGTGGAAGGCCAACCCGCCGCTGCGCGGCGTGCATTGGATCAGCGGCATCGAGCTGGGCATCCGTCTCCTTTCCTGGGTGTGGATCCGCCGGCTGCTCGACGGCTGGCCGGGCGTGGGCGAGCTGTTCGAGAACAACCCGGTGGCGGTGAGCCAGATCTGGCACCACCAGCGCTGGCTGGCCGCGTTCCCCAGCCGGGGTTCTTCGGCGAACAACCACGTCATCGCGGAGGCCGCCGGGCAGTTGGCCGGGGCCTGCGCGTTCGACTGGTTCTCCACCTCGGCGCGTTGGCGGGCCGGCGCGCTCAAGTCGCTGGACCAGCACCTGCGGAGCAACACCTTCGGCTCCGGCCTCAACCGCGAGCTGGCCACCGAGTATCACGGACTCGTCCTGGAGCTCGGCCTGGCCGCGGTGGCCGAGGCCGACGCCGCCGGCGTGCCGGTCCCCGCGTCGACCCGGCTGGTGCTGCTGCGGATGACCGACGCGCTCGCGGCCGTCGTGGACAGCCGGTTGCGTCCGCCACGCCAGGGCGACGCCGACGACGGGCACGGTCTCGTCGTCGACGGTGCGGGCACCGACCGCTGGGCGTCGCTCCTTGCCACCGGGGACGCCGTGTTCGGCCGGCTCGGCTGGTGGCCGGCGGCGACCGGAAGCGACGTACGCACTCCGCTCCTCGCCGCGCTCATCCGGCCGTACGGGAAGAGTGAGACCGCATCGGCCATGAACCGGCCGGCACGTCGACCGGCCCATTTCGCCGACGCGGGCATGACCATCCTGCGCAGTGCGGCAGAGAGCGGGCCGGAGGAGATCTGGTGCCGCTGCGACGGCGGCCCGCACGGCTTCCTGTCCATCGCCGCACACGCCCACGCGGACGCGCTGTCCGTCGAGGTCCGCCACGACGGGGTCGAGGTGCTCGCCGACCCGGGCACGTACTGCTACCACGGGCAGCCCGAGTGGCGGCAGTACTTCCGGTCGACTCTCGGCCACAACACCCTGCAACTGGACGGCACCGACCAGTCCGTCTCCGGCGGCCCGTTCCTGTGGACCCGGCATGCCCACACCCGCGTCCTGACCGCGGGCACCTCTCAGCAGGGCGTGGCCCGCTGGTGCGCCGAGCACGACGGCTACCAGGGCTCGGTCCACCGCCGAAGGGTCGAACTGGAGGCTGCGAGCCGGGAGTTGAAAGTCGTCGACGAGGTGCGAGGCTCGCGCAGGGCCGAGGTGCGCCTGGCGTTCCACCTCGGCCCGGCGATCGCCGCGGACCTGACGGGCAACCGCGCCGAGCTCACCTGGATCCGGGACGGCGAGGACCGCTCCGCCGTGCTCGACCTGCCCGGGCAGCTGTCCTGGCGCGCGCACCACGGCGAGACCCAGCCGCCGCTCGGCTGGTACTCCGCCGGATTCGGGCGCAAGGAACCCACCACCACGCTGGTCGGCACCGGCTTCACCGACGGCGTGGTGGAGTTCACCACCGCGCTCAGGTTCGGCTAG
- a CDS encoding bi-domain-containing oxidoreductase, which yields MKQVVQNYKSGELAVLDVPVPGCKPGGVLVRTAYSLISTGTELMKVSEAGMSMLGKARSRPDQVAKVMQSVATNGVGPTYQKVMGKLDSYTPLGYSLCGVVEQVGPGIDDVKVGDLVACAGNEHALHAELNWVPKNLYAPVPDGLASRHAAFGTVGSIAMQGVRRGEPQLGDVALVIGLGLIGQLVVQLLAASGARVVGVDPDPARCELAERLGAAACGDPESAAVEAAVAELTDGHGVDQVYLAAGGGSNQPVELAARLCRDRGRVVDIGKCRLDLPWNAYYEKELDVRFSRSYGPGRYDPEYELDGRDYPIGYVRWTERRNLACFLDLVARGSVDVEPLVSHVADLDDAVETYQSLKDGELKAVAVLFRYAEHKGEAQAPAVTVPTVNAQRGPARAGHAPVRLAFVGAGNYATSMLLPHLAQRDGVTLSTVVTTTALSATNAQRKFGFAEATTDLDAVLGDKSIDAVFVVTRHSSHAELTRRALLAGKTVFVEKPLALTEDELAGVLAAVEESGNDRLQVGFNRRFAPLLQDAKQRFGARTGPASLRYLVNAGRLQHGSWYLQQGTEGSRFAGEGGHFIDTASWLLDADPVSVYATAPSGNEDLQVVLHYPDGSTATISYVTTGAPSFPKETLDLVADGKVLRLDDFVRASVYGRKRWVSSRLPKARDKGQNAELAAFVKAVRTGGPMPVPLESLVATTSATLAVQAGLAAGAPVTLARPR from the coding sequence GTGAAACAGGTCGTTCAGAACTACAAGAGCGGCGAGCTCGCGGTGCTCGACGTGCCGGTGCCGGGATGCAAGCCGGGCGGGGTGCTGGTCCGCACCGCCTACTCGCTGATTTCCACCGGGACCGAACTCATGAAGGTGTCCGAGGCCGGCATGTCGATGCTGGGCAAGGCCCGCTCCCGGCCCGACCAGGTCGCCAAGGTCATGCAGAGCGTGGCCACCAACGGCGTGGGCCCCACCTATCAAAAGGTGATGGGCAAGCTGGACTCCTACACCCCGCTGGGCTACTCGCTGTGCGGCGTGGTCGAGCAGGTCGGCCCCGGGATCGACGACGTGAAGGTCGGCGACCTCGTGGCCTGCGCCGGCAACGAGCACGCGCTGCACGCCGAGCTGAACTGGGTGCCGAAGAACCTCTATGCCCCGGTACCGGACGGCCTCGCGTCGCGGCACGCGGCCTTCGGCACCGTCGGGTCGATCGCGATGCAGGGCGTCCGCCGCGGCGAGCCCCAACTCGGCGACGTGGCCCTGGTCATCGGCCTCGGCCTGATCGGGCAACTGGTGGTGCAGCTGCTCGCCGCCTCGGGGGCCCGCGTGGTCGGGGTCGACCCCGACCCGGCGCGCTGTGAGCTCGCCGAGCGCCTGGGCGCCGCGGCCTGCGGCGATCCCGAGTCCGCGGCCGTGGAAGCCGCCGTCGCCGAACTCACCGACGGGCACGGCGTGGACCAGGTGTACCTGGCCGCCGGTGGCGGCAGCAACCAGCCCGTCGAGCTGGCCGCCCGGCTGTGCCGGGACCGCGGCCGGGTCGTCGACATCGGCAAGTGCCGCCTCGACCTGCCGTGGAACGCGTACTACGAGAAGGAGCTCGACGTCCGGTTCTCCCGCTCCTACGGTCCCGGACGCTACGACCCGGAGTACGAACTCGACGGACGGGACTACCCGATCGGCTATGTGCGCTGGACAGAGCGCCGCAACCTCGCGTGCTTTCTCGATCTCGTCGCCCGCGGCAGCGTCGACGTGGAGCCCCTGGTGTCCCACGTCGCCGACCTCGACGACGCCGTCGAGACGTATCAGAGCCTGAAGGACGGCGAACTCAAGGCCGTCGCCGTGCTGTTCCGGTACGCCGAACACAAGGGTGAGGCTCAGGCTCCGGCGGTGACCGTGCCCACGGTGAACGCGCAGCGGGGCCCGGCCCGGGCCGGGCATGCGCCGGTGCGCCTCGCGTTCGTCGGCGCGGGGAACTACGCGACGTCGATGCTGCTCCCGCACCTGGCCCAGCGCGACGGTGTCACGCTGTCGACCGTGGTCACCACGACGGCGCTGTCCGCGACCAACGCGCAGCGGAAGTTCGGCTTCGCCGAGGCGACCACCGACCTCGACGCCGTGCTCGGCGACAAGTCCATCGACGCGGTGTTCGTGGTCACCCGGCACAGCTCGCACGCCGAACTGACCCGCCGAGCGCTCCTCGCGGGCAAGACGGTGTTCGTGGAGAAGCCCCTGGCCCTGACCGAGGACGAGCTGGCCGGCGTGCTCGCGGCGGTGGAGGAGTCCGGCAACGACCGGCTGCAGGTCGGTTTCAACCGCCGCTTCGCGCCGCTGCTGCAGGACGCCAAGCAGCGGTTCGGCGCCCGGACAGGACCGGCGAGCCTGCGCTACCTGGTCAACGCGGGCCGGCTGCAGCACGGCAGCTGGTACCTCCAACAGGGCACCGAGGGCTCGCGCTTCGCCGGCGAGGGCGGACACTTCATCGACACGGCGAGCTGGCTGCTCGATGCCGACCCGGTCTCCGTGTACGCGACCGCCCCGTCCGGCAACGAGGACCTGCAGGTCGTACTGCACTACCCGGACGGATCCACCGCCACCATCAGCTACGTCACCACCGGCGCGCCCAGCTTCCCCAAGGAGACGCTGGATCTCGTCGCGGACGGCAAGGTGCTGCGCCTCGACGACTTCGTCCGTGCCTCGGTGTACGGCCGTAAGCGGTGGGTCAGTTCGCGGCTTCCCAAGGCCCGGGACAAGGGCCAGAACGCCGAGCTCGCCGCGTTCGTCAAGGCCGTACGGACCGGCGGGCCGATGCCGGTGCCGCTGGAGTCGCTGGTCGCCACCACGTCGGCCACCCTCGCCGTGCAGGCCGGCCTGGCCGCCGGCGCGCCGGTGACGCTGGCGAGGCCGCGATGA
- the asnB gene encoding asparagine synthase (glutamine-hydrolyzing) produces MCGIAGTYRWPDGKAVTDRLTETLAHRGPDGAGRYSHPAGDGEVHLGHRRLSIIDLSETGAQPMVSGGLVLTYNGELYNAPELRAELAATGVRFRGTSDTEVVLEAWRRWGTDCLPRLRGMFAFGVFDERTGELVLARDQLGIKPLFLLRRGQGLMFASELKALAAATGGSLEVDHAALVASLLYYWVPDSRCAFREAEKLPPGSWLRCRPDGRVERGRYWNLKDVAAEGRDRARSGELPDLAAIVEESTRRHLLSDVPVATFLSGGLDSSYLTALASRHQPGISAYTIGFRAEDAKFEAMPDDLRYARQVAARFGVDLHEIEIAPNVLDLLPQMTYHLDEPIGDPAAINTFLICSAAREAGVKVMLSGMGADELFAGYRKHLANLIALRYQRIPRPLRRGVSRAVDRLPVATARRGYRSVRFAKRFLSFADLPEETAFRRSYTMYDQDELLALVDPDLAGTVDDVLTEHADIYQDNELDDFVNRMCLGDSRMFLPGLNLAYTDRSSMAASTEVRVPYVDVEVVKAAFAVPGDRKIVGRQGKAVLKEAATSVLPREIVYRPKGLFSAPLRAWMSRDLAPLVREVVNDGVLVNSGLLRRDALARMVAEDAAGQRDFSKHLWHVLTLEYWYRDATSGSGRSTRSAA; encoded by the coding sequence ATGTGTGGCATCGCAGGCACTTACCGGTGGCCGGACGGAAAAGCCGTGACCGACCGGCTCACCGAGACCCTCGCCCACCGCGGTCCGGACGGGGCGGGCCGCTACAGCCACCCCGCCGGTGACGGGGAAGTGCACCTCGGGCACCGCAGGCTGTCCATCATCGACCTGTCCGAGACCGGCGCCCAGCCGATGGTCTCGGGGGGCCTCGTCCTCACGTACAACGGAGAGCTGTACAACGCGCCCGAGCTGCGCGCCGAGTTGGCGGCGACCGGGGTGCGCTTTCGCGGCACCTCCGACACCGAGGTGGTCCTGGAGGCCTGGCGACGCTGGGGCACGGACTGCCTGCCCCGGCTGCGCGGTATGTTCGCGTTCGGGGTCTTCGACGAGCGCACCGGTGAACTGGTGCTCGCCCGCGACCAGTTGGGCATCAAGCCGCTCTTCCTGCTCCGGCGCGGCCAGGGCCTGATGTTCGCCTCCGAGCTCAAGGCGCTCGCCGCCGCCACCGGCGGATCGCTGGAGGTGGATCACGCGGCACTGGTGGCTTCGCTCCTCTACTACTGGGTGCCGGACTCGCGGTGCGCGTTCCGTGAGGCGGAGAAGCTGCCGCCGGGGAGCTGGCTGCGGTGCCGGCCCGACGGCCGGGTGGAGCGTGGCCGTTACTGGAACCTGAAGGACGTCGCCGCCGAGGGCCGGGACCGTGCCCGCAGCGGCGAACTGCCGGACCTGGCCGCCATCGTCGAGGAGTCGACCCGGCGGCACCTGCTCTCCGACGTACCGGTGGCGACCTTCCTCTCCGGCGGCCTCGACTCCAGCTACCTGACCGCTCTCGCGTCCCGCCACCAGCCCGGGATCTCCGCCTACACGATCGGGTTCCGCGCCGAGGACGCCAAGTTCGAGGCGATGCCCGACGACCTGCGCTACGCCCGGCAGGTGGCCGCGCGGTTCGGCGTCGATCTGCACGAGATCGAGATCGCGCCGAACGTGCTCGACCTGCTGCCCCAGATGACGTACCACCTGGACGAGCCGATCGGCGACCCTGCCGCGATCAACACGTTCCTGATCTGCTCGGCCGCCCGGGAGGCCGGGGTCAAGGTGATGCTCTCGGGGATGGGTGCCGACGAGCTGTTCGCCGGGTACCGCAAGCACCTGGCCAACCTGATCGCACTGCGCTACCAGCGCATTCCGCGGCCTCTGCGGCGCGGGGTGTCCAGGGCGGTGGACCGGCTGCCGGTCGCCACGGCCCGCCGGGGGTACCGGTCGGTGCGCTTCGCGAAACGGTTCCTCTCCTTCGCCGACCTGCCGGAGGAGACCGCCTTCCGGCGCAGCTACACCATGTACGACCAGGACGAGCTGCTTGCCCTGGTCGATCCGGACCTGGCCGGGACGGTCGACGACGTACTGACCGAGCACGCGGACATCTATCAGGACAACGAGCTCGACGACTTCGTCAACCGCATGTGCCTGGGCGACTCACGGATGTTCCTGCCGGGCCTCAACCTCGCTTACACGGACCGCTCCAGCATGGCGGCCTCGACCGAGGTGCGGGTGCCGTACGTGGACGTCGAGGTGGTCAAGGCGGCGTTCGCCGTGCCCGGCGACCGCAAGATCGTCGGCCGGCAGGGCAAGGCCGTCCTCAAGGAGGCGGCCACCTCGGTCCTGCCCCGGGAGATCGTGTACCGGCCCAAGGGCCTGTTCAGCGCCCCGCTGCGGGCCTGGATGAGCCGGGATCTGGCACCGCTGGTGCGCGAGGTGGTCAACGACGGCGTGCTCGTCAACTCCGGGCTGCTGCGCCGCGACGCGCTGGCGCGCATGGTCGCCGAGGACGCGGCCGGGCAGCGGGACTTCTCCAAGCATCTGTGGCATGTGCTGACCCTCGAGTACTGGTACCGCGACGCGACCTCCGGGTCCGGCCGGAGCACTCGCTCGGCAGCGTAG